The following proteins are co-located in the Megalops cyprinoides isolate fMegCyp1 chromosome 15, fMegCyp1.pri, whole genome shotgun sequence genome:
- the LOC118789904 gene encoding uncharacterized protein LOC118789904, producing MNEPAEKEQIANTEKISVRQAELSPTAHTKTEAVAGNGNNQLKHGLECKITDNVKQEVAQPGEKETIKKEIVAVSDNHKGKQEVLPIKEKEKSKHALATKDMVAVQQEAFMSKGKEDIQKETAALCENHHGKQDATARRKQGPPDSYAHADKNSINVRREEQPSTPPTKSEANAVIESHQAQHELAKKDGMSVTQKMSPSGEREHVKTKTGENHLTRQEVHVAEEEGDAKNQQLIANKERDKVKKEAPPSKEKETQHLQSVFEHHQPLPVAGRAGGKDDLKSLLKVEHVAKETVSDDQNVHCKQEVLAMSEKQHAQGEMIAFDETHQVKLDVLSRRRKEKAEKYARANMDTIPVTRHEHPPMPPTETEAMLANEIPKVKHEVPKEDKSSAVPEMLQGDKGNTKNETVTVNESIIGKEACVTGDRVDAIKDLQVNKGNVTQETSMVGMNENQQTKYSFVNKEKGGVRLDALPSLQNIRKEPVAVSESQQVEREALATIKKQNSTNFVAASNERGKVRAEVLPLKENKSSHAEIATNNRSYKAKQGSPELQGRGNVDRDVHATTHKLGDKQEAITSREVEDDKKEVARKENESARMQMNTAKDREFAKRDTISTERVSVGKDAQAIQEKEAPGNAGEGKGDTMLHNFTEMDRDNTKNKECAVKERNSIKQELLVTKGGIKQEVLESQEKELIRKGDFADKGNGGLTSGNFKTKDRDDTENKEYVVQERDGNKQKFIETKDHDKQEEKEPKEKELIRSSNFAGKRKDDTKLGNLTTIGREDIRNKEYAVKERDEVKPEDLVRKYQVVTENVYSINEKDHRKQVATEATKSAKQELIARNYQDLSKNVITDHATREGIAAKEKAQPKQEILVTKEREPIKNEIFAHHAKDHTTLHSLSTKDTDGIRNKQFAEKEPSKQVASATKEKDLAKQEVIVSKGDVKQEVCTIKGILHVKPEVLSVKEKVHRNPESFATTDQAKGLSRKEVVVPGKQGHYVKHVAFASDEKDSSLKEMFAPKGNSKDKMEVTNKQSEMKALSMPREREKEMLAMREHKAKVKAAARQELPFPKQEVVPRHDRANPAVLTTKEKNVRYEFLATEGKENARTEALENKEKMQMVTKDRQNHNVSDRSTRELRNQHPAATLPLQVNGRRGTPGFSKQPVHADEPTKESYLTVGGTPQYLEQDSSEYPSLRNMRSAVDKKAEQKNMPDDNKKDMGQTEVLQYYAISGSHENETEIRGRPVPSVQGQERVPSKVESELPRGEVEEAGRAQSPADYVKSHTPTPRSNSSSPSPGKPVLFKVKDNTFRASPVTKTVKPRLHKMFPEDSRLGSSRESLTGSEKGEGERDHPKECTEAPLLHSPAIASTRVQRMRSHSAIPTTEFITAREPRGYHRRNPLLDDDDTNSVISAMSEDIDSFATSIGGLTDGRVSSSVYLEDPCERPDSACSFNDTRPLGKPPAVPPKSEKALRRAKRLTTRRIKKAEAKANPEGVSEAEEKPIRTVASMPASPTDVFLSQRPVHGPPLAPHYHIEPGYVPRATNVVPQSFPMTQRKLLQDPNSGQYFVVDMPVQVKTKMFFDPETGKYIQLSVRQSPEGNLSNASSMEVLNPPYMLYPGFLPVPTSSLPPLRSTSQMSAPASLMEDQEKYGDPWRQEAYRQNCNRETQPYIEPVSHDQQAKEPSYGKGKGSESPRNLDIIPMSELEDFAVESM from the coding sequence ATGAATGAACCAGCTGAAAAAGAGCAAAttgcaaacacagagaaaataagTGTGAGGCAGGCGGAACTGTCACCAACAGCACATACTAAAACTGAAGCTGTTGCAGGCAATGGAAATAACCAGCTTAAACATGGACTTGAATGCAAGATTACTGACAATGTTAAGCAGGAAGTGGCTCAACCAGGAGAGAAAGAAACTATTAAGAAAGAGATTGTAGCAGTCAGTGACAATCACAAGGGTAAACAGGAAGTACTTCcaataaaagagaaagaaaaatctaAACATGCACTAGCAACCAAAGACATGGTCGCTGTTCAACAGGAAGCATTCATGTCAAAAGGGAAAGAGGATATTCAAAAGGaaacagctgctctctgtgaaaATCACCATGGCAAACAAGATGCTACAGCAAGGAGAAAGCAAGGACCTCCTGACAGCtatgcacatgcagacaaaaataGCATAAATGTGAGAAGGGAAGAACAACCATCAACACCACCCACAAAATCAGAGGCTAATGCAGTCATAGAAAGTCACCAGGCTCAACACGAGCTTGCGAAGAAAGACGGAATGAGTGTCACACAAAAAATGTCTCCATCAGGGGAGAGAGAACATGTTAAGACCAAAACTGGTGAAAATCACCTGACCAGACAGGAAGTACATGTagcagaagaggaaggagatgCTAAAAATCAGCAACTCATTGCAAACAAAGAAAGAGATAAGGTTAAAAAAGAGGCACCTCCATCAAAGGAGAAAGAAACTCAACACCTACAGTCTGTATTTGAACACCACCAACCTTTACCTGTGGCGGGTAGGGCAGGAGGCAAGGATGACTTGAAATCACTACTGAAAGTAGAACatgttgccaaagaaactgttTCAGACGATCAAAATGTCCACTGTAAGCAGGAAGTACTTGCAATGAGTGAAAAACAACATGCTCAGGGTGAGATGATTGCTTTTGATGAAACTCACCAAGTTAAACTGGATGTGCTTTCAAGGCGGAGAAAGGAGAAAGCTGAGAAATATGCGCGTGCGAACATGGACACAATACCTGTAACACGGCATGAACATCCACCAATGCCACCAACTGAAACTGAAGCTATGTTAGCCAATGAAATTCCCAAAGTTAAACATGAAGTTCCAAAGGAAGACAAAAGCAGTGCTGTACCTGAAATGCTTCAAGGGGACAAGGGAAATACCAAGAATGAAACTGTCACAGTCAATGAAAGTATCATTGGTAAAGAAGCATGTGTTACAGGAGATAGAGTAGATGCTATAAAGGATTTACAGGTTAACAAAGGAAATGTCACACAGGAGACATCCATGGTTGGCATGAATGAAAATCAACAGACCAAATATTCATTCGTGAACAAAGAGAAAGGTGGAGTCAGACTGGATGCACTTCCATCGTTGCAGAATATTAGAAAAGAACCTGTTGCAGTCAGTGAAAGTCAGCAGGTTGAAAGGGAAGCACTGGCAACaattaagaaacaaaattcaacaaatttTGTAGCAGCCAGCAATGAAAGAGGCAAGGTGAGAGCAGAGGTGCTTCCTTTGAAAGAGAACAAGAGCTCCCATGCTGAAATAGCTACAAATAATAGAAGTTATAAGGCTAAACAAGGTTCACCTGAACTACAAGGTAGAGGGAATGTTGACAGGGATGTTCATGCAACCACTCATAAACTTGGTGACAAACAAGAAGCAATTACTTCAAGGGAGGTGGAAGATGATAAAAAGGAAGTtgccagaaaagaaaatgaaagtgctagaatgcaaatgaacacagcAAAGGACAGGGAATTTGCTAAAAGGGACACAATTTCAACAGAGAGAGTCAGTGTTGGAAAGGATGCACAGGCAATCCAAGAGAAGGAGGCCCCTGGAAATGCAGGTGAAGGGAAAGGAGATACTATGCTACATAACTTTACAGAAATGGACAGAGacaacaccaaaaacaaagaatgtGCAGTCAAAGAAAGGAACAGTATTAAACAGGAATTACTAGTAACAAAAGGAGGCATTAAACAGGAAGTACTTGAATCACAGGAGAAGGAACTCATAAGAAAGGGCGATTTTGCAGATAAAGGAAATGGTGGTCTCACATCGGGaaacttcaaaacaaaagacagagatgatactgaaaacaaagaatatgTGGTTCAAGAGAGGGATGGTAATAAACAGAAATTTATAGAGACAAAAGATCAtgacaaacaggaagagaaggaaCCAAAAGAGAAGGAACTCATTAGAAGTAGTAATTTTGCAGGTAAAAGAAAAGATGATACTAAATTGGGTAACCTTACAACAATAGGCAGAGAGGATATCAGAAACAAAGAATATGCAGTCAAAGAAAGGGATGAAGTTAAACCTGAGGACCTTGTAAGAAAATACCAAGTCgtgactgaaaatgtttattcaatCAATGAAAAAGACCATAGAAAACAAGTAGCCACTGAAGCAACAAAATCTGCTAAACAGGAACTGATTGCAAGAAATTACCAAGACCtttctaaaaatgtaatcacagaCCATGCTACAAGAGAAGGTATTGCAGCAAAAGAAAAAGCCCAACCTAAACAGGAAATACTGGtaacaaaagagagagaaccaATAAAAAATGAGATTTTCGCACACCATGCTAAAGATCACACTACATTGCATAGCCTATCAACAAAAGATACAGATGGCATCAGAAACAAACAATTTGCAGAAAAAGAACCTTCTAAACAGGTAGCAAgtgcaacaaaagaaaaagatttaGCTAAACAGGAAGTAATTGTATCAAAAGGAGATGTTAAACAGGAAGTATGTACAATAAAAGGAATATTACATGTTAAACCAGAGGTTCTTTCAGTAAAAGAAAAGGTACATAGAAATCCAGAGTCATTTGCTACAACAGACCAGGCTAAAGGTCTCAGCAGAAAGGAAGTAGTAGTTCCAGGCAAACAAGGTCACTATGTTAAACATGTAGCGTTTGCCTCTGATGAAAAAGACAGCTCACTCAAAGAAATGTTTGCCCCCAAGGgaaacagcaaagacaaaatggaagttacaaataaacaaagtgAAATGAAGGCTTTATCAATGccgagggaaagagagaaggagatgctTGCAATGAGAGAACACAAAGCTAAAGTGAAGGCAGCTGCAAGACAAGAGCTACCCTTCCCCAAACAGGAAGTAGTTCCAAGACATGACCGTGCCAATCCTGCAGTGCTCACCACCAAAGAAAAGAATGTGAGATACGAATTCCTTGCTACAGAAGGAAAAGAGAATGCCAGAACAGAAGCATtagaaaataaggaaaaaatgcagatgGTTACAAAAGATAGGCAAAATCATAATGTCAGTGACAGAAGTACTCGTGAACTCCGCAATCAACATCCAGCAGCCACCTTACCCTTGCAGGTCAATGGTAGGAGAGGAACTCCTGGTTTCTCAAAGCAACCAGTTCATGCTGATGAGCCCACAAAGGAATCCTATTTAACAGTAGGAGGTACCCCACAATATCTGGAACAAGATTCCTCAGAATATCCATCCTTGAGGAATATGCGTAGTGCAGTGGATAAGAAGGCAGAGCAAAAGAATATGCCAGATGACAATAAGAAGGACATGGGGCAGACAGAAGTATTACAATATTATGCAATCAGTGGCAGCCatgaaaatgagacagaaattAGAGGCAGACCAGTACCTTCAGTTCAAGGGCAGGAGAGGGTGCCGAGTAAGGTGGAAAGTGAGTTGCCTCGTGGTGAGGTGGAGGAAGCTGGGCGGGCCCAGAGCCCAGCGGACTACGTCAAGAGTCACACGCCCACGCCACGATCCAACTCCTCCTCGCCGTCTCCGGGGAAGCCAGTCTTATTCAAAGTGAAGGACAACACCTTCAGGGCGTCCCCAGTGACAAAGACAGTGAAACCACGTCTACATAAGATGTTTCCTGAGGACTCCAGGCTCGGCTCCTCCAGGGAGAGCTTGACTGGCTCAGAGAAGGGCGAAGGTGAACGTGACCACCCGAAAGAATGCACCGAAGCTCCCCTTCTCCACAGCCCTGCAATCGCGTCAACCCGAGTGCAGCGGATGAGATCGCACAGTGCCATCCCCACTACGGAGTTTATCACTGCAAGGGAACCAAGGGGCTATCACAGGAGAAATCCACTCCTGGACGATGATGACACCAACTCAGTCATCAGTGCAATGTCGGAGGACATTGACAGTTTTGCAACAAGCATAGGGGGCCTGACAGACGGGAGGGTCTCCAGTTCTGTGTACTTGGAGGACCCATGTGAAAGGCCAGACTCAGCCTGCAGTTTCAATGACACAAGGCCTCTTGGCAAACCGCCAGCTGTACCACCAAAGAGCGAAAAGGCCCTTCGCCGCGCAAAGAGGCTGACAACCAGGAGAATCAAAAAGGCAGAGGCTAAAGCCAATCCTGAGGGCGTGAGTGAAGCTGAGGAGAAACCCATTCGCACTGTTGCCAGCATGCCCGCGTCCCCCACTGACGTCTTTCTGTCCCAGCGCCCTGTGCACGGCCCGCCACTAGCGCCCCACTACCATATTGAGCCCGGCTACGTCCCCCGTGCCACGAACGTTGTCCCGCAGTCCTTCCCTATGACCCAGAGGAAGCTCCTGCAGGACCCCAACTCAGGGCAGTACTTTGTGGTCGACATGCCCGTGCAGgtgaagacaaaaatgtttttcgATCCTGAAACGGGGAAGTACATTCAGCTGTCAGTGCGTCAGTCGCCCGAGGGGAACCTGTCAAACGCGTCATCGATGGAGGTCCTCAACCCTCCTTACATGCTCTACCCTGGGTTTTTGCCAGTGCCCACCTCTTCCTTGCCACCGCTCAGGTCAACGTCCCAGATGTCAGCCCCTGCGTCTCTCATGGAGGATCAGGAAAAGTATGGCGACCCCTGGAGGCAGGAGGCTTATCGACAAAACTgcaacagagagacacagccatACATTGAGCCTGTGTCACATGATCAGCAGGCAAAGGAACCCTCGTATGGCAAAGGGAAAGGCAGCGAAAGTCCTAGAAACCTTGACATTATACCAATGAGTGAACTGGAGGATTTTGCAGTAGAAAGCATGTGA